The region TCTCTAGAAAAATATATCTATACCCTATGCATTCTAATGTAATACACAAAGTTCAATGCCAAAGAGTTATCGGCTTACTTACCTCAATAATAAGATCCAGATCCACCGCTGCCCATGTAACTGCTACCGCCGCCGGCACCTCTGCCAGAATACATTGACGAATATGAGCTGCCGCCAACCTACATTGCATGGACAATACATAAGAATGTAACAAAACATACACAGAACACTAATTCCTATTGACATTGGGAAAGGACGGGAAAATTACATCACTTCCACGAGAAACGTAATCACCACCATAACTTGACGAGTACATGCCTCCAACATCACTGCCACCATAAGATCCTGATAGACAAAAAATAATAGAATTGTAAGTAAAGAAAACTTCAATGTTGAAAAGAAGAGACCAGACTATTAGCAACGAAATTCACCTCCACCATAACCTGTTCCCTGCCGACTGCTATACATCCCATGTGATTCTTGACCAGAAATAGAACTTCGGCTGCCACTGCCATATCCAAGATTTGATCTTCCAACTCTACGAATCAAAATGTAAGAATGAATTACAGGACAACAAACAATATGGTTAGTGTGGAGAATTGCAAAACTGTAATATTAGATTAAACTAACCTATCACCATAAGCATCACCATACTGTGAAGCACTGCCCCCATAATCATATTCCATTCGAGCTCTTGATTGACGAGCACCAGTATCAGCATATCGCGGGGGAACATCATCCTGATTAGACATATGTATTATATTAATACTTAGGATTTAATACTGTTAAAACTCTCCACTAACTTTCTCTTGATTTGCTAACTGTTAACTAACACATAACTTCCAAATAATTGCTAAGTCCAGACCAAGCTTGCAAATAATTTCTAACTTT is a window of Lathyrus oleraceus cultivar Zhongwan6 chromosome 6, CAAS_Psat_ZW6_1.0, whole genome shotgun sequence DNA encoding:
- the LOC127098451 gene encoding uncharacterized protein LOC127098451 encodes the protein MSNQDDVPPRYADTGARQSRARMEYDYGGSASQYGDAYGDRVGRSNLGYGSGSRSSISGQESHGMYSSRQGTGYGGGSYGGSDVGGMYSSSYGGDYVSRGSDVGGSSYSSMYSGRGAGGGSSYMGSGGSGSYY